A genome region from Candidatus Sericytochromatia bacterium includes the following:
- a CDS encoding aminotransferase class I/II-fold pyridoxal phosphate-dependent enzyme: protein MRNHVAPRVQLFSESVIREMTRHCNQHGGINLAQGFPDFAAPLALKEAACRAVMADVNQYAITWGTPGLREAIARKAAAFNRLDWVDPAKHVTVTCGATEAMMAVMLSVVEPGDEVIVFEPFYENYGPDAVIAQANLRFVPLEGRDFRIDPDKLRAAFGPRTRAIVVNTPHNPTGKVFSRAELTQIAELCQTFDTLAITDEIYEHMVYTGEHVSIATLPGMAERTITISGLSKTFAVTGWRLGYVIAPEDLTAAIRRAHDFLTVGAPAPLQEAAITALGFGPDYYQEMLQKYAERRATMLEILSEAELNPIAPQGAYYVMCDITHTGMDAVPFAHFLITQVGVAPVPGTAFWADKQAGGRWIRFAFPKKEETLEAARLRLRTLPARLAAVR from the coding sequence ATGCGCAACCACGTCGCCCCCCGCGTCCAGCTGTTCAGCGAATCCGTCATCCGAGAGATGACCAGACACTGCAACCAGCACGGTGGCATCAACCTGGCGCAGGGATTTCCCGACTTCGCGGCCCCTCTGGCCCTCAAGGAGGCCGCCTGCCGGGCCGTGATGGCGGATGTGAACCAGTATGCCATCACCTGGGGCACGCCGGGGCTGCGCGAGGCGATCGCCCGGAAAGCGGCGGCCTTCAACCGGCTTGACTGGGTGGACCCGGCCAAGCACGTGACCGTCACATGTGGCGCCACCGAGGCCATGATGGCCGTGATGCTGTCGGTTGTGGAGCCGGGTGACGAGGTCATCGTGTTCGAGCCCTTCTACGAAAACTACGGCCCGGACGCGGTGATCGCGCAGGCCAACCTGCGCTTCGTGCCGCTCGAGGGCCGCGACTTCCGCATCGACCCGGACAAGCTGCGGGCGGCCTTCGGGCCGCGGACAAGGGCCATCGTGGTCAACACGCCGCACAACCCCACTGGCAAGGTCTTCAGCCGCGCAGAACTCACCCAGATTGCGGAGCTCTGTCAGACCTTCGATACCCTCGCCATCACCGACGAAATCTACGAGCACATGGTCTACACGGGGGAGCACGTCTCGATCGCCACGCTGCCGGGCATGGCCGAACGCACCATCACCATCAGCGGGCTCTCCAAGACCTTTGCCGTGACGGGCTGGCGTCTGGGCTACGTGATCGCTCCGGAAGACCTCACCGCCGCGATTCGGCGCGCCCATGACTTCCTGACCGTGGGCGCGCCGGCGCCCCTCCAGGAAGCCGCCATCACGGCCCTGGGCTTCGGGCCGGACTACTACCAGGAGATGCTGCAGAAGTACGCCGAACGCCGGGCCACCATGCTGGAGATCCTGAGCGAGGCCGAGCTGAATCCGATCGCGCCCCAGGGGGCCTACTACGTGATGTGCGATATCACCCACACCGGTATGGACGCAGTGCCTTTCGCCCATTTTCTGATCACGCAGGTCGGCGTCGCCCCGGTGCCGGGTACGGCCTTCTGGGCCGACAAACAGGCGGGCGGGCGCTGGATCCGCTTCGCGTTTCCCAAGAAGGAGGAAACCCTGGAGGCCGCGCGCCTGCGGCTGCGCACCCTGCCGGCACGCCTGGCGGCCGTCCGCTGA